The following proteins are encoded in a genomic region of Oncorhynchus kisutch isolate 150728-3 linkage group LG6, Okis_V2, whole genome shotgun sequence:
- the LOC109893432 gene encoding transforming growth factor beta receptor type 3 isoform X1, whose amino-acid sequence MMVSGTGWILFCLFLLGERTRRKVDCGELQCSLSPAGALHPVQGLLERFEAGPGCAARESGEKETHVIAVGRGTRSPDKQVTVLLRPLSLSHPSRQTLILVLSSKQPVRWWLEAERLPPDLPVLVQVSPNSTVQPSSLAVQVQPVPSLPFRPRALLRWAMHRHGSLSSLTHTASANRVYVRVGEDITMPSVCQLQSLFLSHNYLTSDLQPQEVQGCSPVGGGDPEVHVIKLLSAGSRLCGSLQVEVTISLVPPVANAGWHKLVLILSSAVPVNWALTVPGLRGHISVYSSNSVSPLYPPEPDLTLTSMLTSDLSTTHDLLSWANQSGFPKVASYTEADLANHFVIRLAGGGTAHLSLFLSLPTEGGPPVRMLDGRLPWVQERRLRQWLSEGGGRTSGGWEAVSVQCQDGRLNVAVDRHILQTLSLPVSEVTLRDPQCLAQSNSSHFLLAFPVISCGTEGVLQGEPRGVEYKNVVLLWRNKPLVAVGNETDQEPTEWTPLVIHFSCFAAVPSVPSLPVEQPTLQGPGPLPRARAGPLVSLQLFVTEGYEQRQTGPCTITADNRVYVELSAKGALGGGVEVRSCMVSPLSDPRVSPGWSVIRDGCSADSSLTLSNMAHGQEEDEDDEEYYEEEEEVPSVLSFRHPGRAWRNKAGLRKREHGGKRGRGGRAKRKESDGGMGGEEDQIHRLRFSFVLRPIYNNSVQFLHCRICLCGPESVTQGPPTAIIQSGCPNPWGLRIPALVSELPSQQCEYRNFSRPMLVYQPVGVARQLALPAGQRGQMPSVSQLPKPIPAHSSSGVDTGSVLGIVFVAFLLGISLMGALWCIYSHTGAPPPTRRGGLIENTNPALLDSSNSSV is encoded by the exons ATGATGGTGTCAGGGACCGGGTGGATTCTCTTCTGCCTCTTTCTACTGGGGGAGAGAACAAGACGTAAGG TTGACTGTGGGGAACTGCAGTGCTCACTGTCTCCAGCCGGGGCGCTTCACCCTGTGCAGGGGCTGTTGGAGCGCTTTGAGGCCGGCCCGGGCTGTGCAGCCAGAGAGAGCGGGGAGAAAGAGACCCATGTGATCGCTGTGGGGAGAGGGACACGCAGCCCTGACAAACAG GTGACTGTGCTCCTGagacccctgtctctgtctcacccctcccGTCAAACCCTCATTCTGGTACTGAGCTCCAAGCAACCAGTACGCTGGTGGCTGGAGGCTGAGAGACTACCCCCGGATCTGCCTGTGCTGGTGCAG GTCTCTCCTAACTCTACAGTGCAGCCCTCCAGTCTGGCAGTGCAGGTGCAGCCTGTGCCCTCTCTGCCTTTCCGTCCGCGGGCTTTGCTGCGATGGGCAATGCATCGCCATGGCTCCTTgtcctccctcacacacacagccagtgcCAACCGCGTCTATGTCCGCGTGGGCGAGG ATATCACCATGCCAAGTGTGTGCCAGCTGCAGTCTCTGTTCCTGTCACACAActacctgacctctgacctgcagCCACAGGAAGTACAGGGCTGTTCTCCAGTTGGTGGAGGCGACCCAGAAGTGCATGTCATCAAGCTCCTTTCAGCAGGGTCAAGGCTTTGTGG ctctctgcaggtggAGGTGACTATTTCTCTGGTGCCCCCAGTGGCCAATGCTGGGTGGCACAAATTGGTGCTGATCCTCAGTAGTGCCGTTCCAGTCAACTGGGCTCTCACAGTGCCAGGGCTCCGGGGACACATCTCTGTCTAT TCCTCCAACAGTGTGTCCCCACTCTACCCTCCGGAGCCTGACCTGACACTGACTAGCATGCTCACCTCTGACCTCTCTACCACCCATGACCTTTTGAGCTGGGCCAATCAAAGTGGCTTTCCCAAAGTGGCCTCATACACAGAGGCTGACCTGGCCAATCACTTTGTGATCAGACTGGCTGGGGGAGGGACAG cacacctctctctctttctctcccttcccacAGAAGGTGGCCCCCCTGTGCGTATGCTGGATGGCAGGCTCCCTTGGGTCCAGGAGCGCAGGCTGAGACAGTGGCTGAGTGAGGGAGGTGGAAGGACCAGTGGGGGCTGGGAGGCCGTCAGTGTGCAGTGTCAGGACGGACGACTCAACGTGGCAGTGGACAGACACATTCTGCAG ACCCTGTCTCTCCCGGTGTCGGAGGTGACACTGCGGGATCCTCAGTGCCTGGCCCAGTCCAACAGCAGCCATTTCTTGTTGGCATTCCCGGTCATTTCCTGTGGGACTGAAGGGGTGCTGCAGGGAGAGCCCAGAGGGGTAGAGTACAAAAATGTG GTGTTGCTATGGAGAAACAAGCCTCTGGTTGCCGTGGgcaatgagacagaccaggagcCCACAGAGTGGACTCCACTTGTCATACAT TTCAGCTGTTTTGCTGCAGTCCCCAGTGTCCCAAGCCTTCCTGTGGAGCAGCCCACTCTGCAGGGGCCGGGGCCTCTCCCAAGGGCCAGGGCCGGCCCACTAGTCTCACTGCAGCTGTTTGTTACAGAGGGCTATGAGCAGAGGCAGACCGGTCCTTGTACCATCACTGCTGACAACCGTGTCTATGTGGAG CTTTCCGCCAAGGGGGCCCTCGGTGGGGGTGTGGAGGTGCGGTCCTGCATGGTGTCTCCCCTATCAGACCCCCGTGTGTCCCCTGGCTGGTCAGTCATTAGAGACGGCTGCTCCGCTGACTCCTCACTGACACTCAGCAACATGGCACATGGCCaagaggaagatgaggatgatgaggaatattatgaagaggaagaggaggtaccTAGTGTCCTGTCGTTCAGGCATCCAGGAAGGGCTTGGAGGAACAAAGCAGGATTGAGAAAAAGAGAACACGGTGGGAAGAGGGGACGAGGAGGACGAGCCAAAAGGAAGGAGAGCgatggaggaatgggaggagaggaggaccagaTACACAGACTGAGGTTCAGTTTTGTCCTTCGGCCCATCTACAACAACTCTGTCCAGTTCCTGCACTGTCGCATCTGTCTGTGTGGCCCTGAGTCAGTGACACAGGGGCCTCCAACGGCCATAATACAGAGTGGCTGTCCAAATCCCTGGGGCCTCCGTATCCCTGCCCTCGTATCTGAACTACCCAGTCAACAG tgTGAGTACAGAAACTTCTCCAGACCCATGCTGGTCTATCAGCCCGTTGGTGTGGCCAGACAGCTGGCGCTACCTGCTG gtcaGAGAGGTCAAATGCCCAGTGTGTCTCAGCTACCCAAGCCTATCCCAGCCCACAGCA GCTCTGGGGTAGACACAGGCTCAGTGTTGGGGATTGTGTTTGTTGCTTTCCTTCTGGGCATCAGCCTGATGGGGGCGCTATGGTGCATCTACTCTCACACAG GGGCTCCTCCACCAACCAGAAGAGGGGGCCTGATCGAGAATACTAACCCTGCCTTATTAGACTCTTCCAACAGCTCTGTGTAG
- the LOC109893432 gene encoding transforming growth factor beta receptor type 3 isoform X3: MMVSGTGWILFCLFLLGERTRRKVDCGELQCSLSPAGALHPVQGLLERFEAGPGCAARESGEKETHVIAVGRGTRSPDKQVTVLLRPLSLSHPSRQTLILVLSSKQPVRWWLEAERLPPDLPVLVQVSPNSTVQPSSLAVQVQPVPSLPFRPRALLRWAMHRHGSLSSLTHTASANRVYVRVGEDITMPSVCQLQSLFLSHNYLTSDLQPQEVQGCSPVGGGDPEVHVIKLLSAGSRLCGSLQVEVTISLVPPVANAGWHKLVLILSSAVPVNWALTVPGLRGHISVYSSNSVSPLYPPEPDLTLTSMLTSDLSTTHDLLSWANQSGFPKVASYTEADLANHFVIRLAGGGTEGGPPVRMLDGRLPWVQERRLRQWLSEGGGRTSGGWEAVSVQCQDGRLNVAVDRHILQTLSLPVSEVTLRDPQCLAQSNSSHFLLAFPVISCGTEGVLQGEPRGVEYKNVVLLWRNKPLVAVGNETDQEPTEWTPLVIHFSCFAAVPSVPSLPVEQPTLQGPGPLPRARAGPLVSLQLFVTEGYEQRQTGPCTITADNRVYVELSAKGALGGGVEVRSCMVSPLSDPRVSPGWSVIRDGCSADSSLTLSNMAHGQEEDEDDEEYYEEEEEVPSVLSFRHPGRAWRNKAGLRKREHGGKRGRGGRAKRKESDGGMGGEEDQIHRLRFSFVLRPIYNNSVQFLHCRICLCGPESVTQGPPTAIIQSGCPNPWGLRIPALVSELPSQQCEYRNFSRPMLVYQPVGVARQLALPAGQRGQMPSVSQLPKPIPAHSSSGVDTGSVLGIVFVAFLLGISLMGALWCIYSHTGAPPPTRRGGLIENTNPALLDSSNSSV; this comes from the exons ATGATGGTGTCAGGGACCGGGTGGATTCTCTTCTGCCTCTTTCTACTGGGGGAGAGAACAAGACGTAAGG TTGACTGTGGGGAACTGCAGTGCTCACTGTCTCCAGCCGGGGCGCTTCACCCTGTGCAGGGGCTGTTGGAGCGCTTTGAGGCCGGCCCGGGCTGTGCAGCCAGAGAGAGCGGGGAGAAAGAGACCCATGTGATCGCTGTGGGGAGAGGGACACGCAGCCCTGACAAACAG GTGACTGTGCTCCTGagacccctgtctctgtctcacccctcccGTCAAACCCTCATTCTGGTACTGAGCTCCAAGCAACCAGTACGCTGGTGGCTGGAGGCTGAGAGACTACCCCCGGATCTGCCTGTGCTGGTGCAG GTCTCTCCTAACTCTACAGTGCAGCCCTCCAGTCTGGCAGTGCAGGTGCAGCCTGTGCCCTCTCTGCCTTTCCGTCCGCGGGCTTTGCTGCGATGGGCAATGCATCGCCATGGCTCCTTgtcctccctcacacacacagccagtgcCAACCGCGTCTATGTCCGCGTGGGCGAGG ATATCACCATGCCAAGTGTGTGCCAGCTGCAGTCTCTGTTCCTGTCACACAActacctgacctctgacctgcagCCACAGGAAGTACAGGGCTGTTCTCCAGTTGGTGGAGGCGACCCAGAAGTGCATGTCATCAAGCTCCTTTCAGCAGGGTCAAGGCTTTGTGG ctctctgcaggtggAGGTGACTATTTCTCTGGTGCCCCCAGTGGCCAATGCTGGGTGGCACAAATTGGTGCTGATCCTCAGTAGTGCCGTTCCAGTCAACTGGGCTCTCACAGTGCCAGGGCTCCGGGGACACATCTCTGTCTAT TCCTCCAACAGTGTGTCCCCACTCTACCCTCCGGAGCCTGACCTGACACTGACTAGCATGCTCACCTCTGACCTCTCTACCACCCATGACCTTTTGAGCTGGGCCAATCAAAGTGGCTTTCCCAAAGTGGCCTCATACACAGAGGCTGACCTGGCCAATCACTTTGTGATCAGACTGGCTGGGGGAGGGACAG AAGGTGGCCCCCCTGTGCGTATGCTGGATGGCAGGCTCCCTTGGGTCCAGGAGCGCAGGCTGAGACAGTGGCTGAGTGAGGGAGGTGGAAGGACCAGTGGGGGCTGGGAGGCCGTCAGTGTGCAGTGTCAGGACGGACGACTCAACGTGGCAGTGGACAGACACATTCTGCAG ACCCTGTCTCTCCCGGTGTCGGAGGTGACACTGCGGGATCCTCAGTGCCTGGCCCAGTCCAACAGCAGCCATTTCTTGTTGGCATTCCCGGTCATTTCCTGTGGGACTGAAGGGGTGCTGCAGGGAGAGCCCAGAGGGGTAGAGTACAAAAATGTG GTGTTGCTATGGAGAAACAAGCCTCTGGTTGCCGTGGgcaatgagacagaccaggagcCCACAGAGTGGACTCCACTTGTCATACAT TTCAGCTGTTTTGCTGCAGTCCCCAGTGTCCCAAGCCTTCCTGTGGAGCAGCCCACTCTGCAGGGGCCGGGGCCTCTCCCAAGGGCCAGGGCCGGCCCACTAGTCTCACTGCAGCTGTTTGTTACAGAGGGCTATGAGCAGAGGCAGACCGGTCCTTGTACCATCACTGCTGACAACCGTGTCTATGTGGAG CTTTCCGCCAAGGGGGCCCTCGGTGGGGGTGTGGAGGTGCGGTCCTGCATGGTGTCTCCCCTATCAGACCCCCGTGTGTCCCCTGGCTGGTCAGTCATTAGAGACGGCTGCTCCGCTGACTCCTCACTGACACTCAGCAACATGGCACATGGCCaagaggaagatgaggatgatgaggaatattatgaagaggaagaggaggtaccTAGTGTCCTGTCGTTCAGGCATCCAGGAAGGGCTTGGAGGAACAAAGCAGGATTGAGAAAAAGAGAACACGGTGGGAAGAGGGGACGAGGAGGACGAGCCAAAAGGAAGGAGAGCgatggaggaatgggaggagaggaggaccagaTACACAGACTGAGGTTCAGTTTTGTCCTTCGGCCCATCTACAACAACTCTGTCCAGTTCCTGCACTGTCGCATCTGTCTGTGTGGCCCTGAGTCAGTGACACAGGGGCCTCCAACGGCCATAATACAGAGTGGCTGTCCAAATCCCTGGGGCCTCCGTATCCCTGCCCTCGTATCTGAACTACCCAGTCAACAG tgTGAGTACAGAAACTTCTCCAGACCCATGCTGGTCTATCAGCCCGTTGGTGTGGCCAGACAGCTGGCGCTACCTGCTG gtcaGAGAGGTCAAATGCCCAGTGTGTCTCAGCTACCCAAGCCTATCCCAGCCCACAGCA GCTCTGGGGTAGACACAGGCTCAGTGTTGGGGATTGTGTTTGTTGCTTTCCTTCTGGGCATCAGCCTGATGGGGGCGCTATGGTGCATCTACTCTCACACAG GGGCTCCTCCACCAACCAGAAGAGGGGGCCTGATCGAGAATACTAACCCTGCCTTATTAGACTCTTCCAACAGCTCTGTGTAG
- the LOC109893432 gene encoding transforming growth factor beta receptor type 3 isoform X4, protein MMVSGTGWILFCLFLLGERTRLDCGELQCSLSPAGALHPVQGLLERFEAGPGCAARESGEKETHVIAVGRGTRSPDKQVTVLLRPLSLSHPSRQTLILVLSSKQPVRWWLEAERLPPDLPVLVQVSPNSTVQPSSLAVQVQPVPSLPFRPRALLRWAMHRHGSLSSLTHTASANRVYVRVGEDITMPSVCQLQSLFLSHNYLTSDLQPQEVQGCSPVGGGDPEVHVIKLLSAGSRLCGSLQVEVTISLVPPVANAGWHKLVLILSSAVPVNWALTVPGLRGHISVYSSNSVSPLYPPEPDLTLTSMLTSDLSTTHDLLSWANQSGFPKVASYTEADLANHFVIRLAGGGTEGGPPVRMLDGRLPWVQERRLRQWLSEGGGRTSGGWEAVSVQCQDGRLNVAVDRHILQTLSLPVSEVTLRDPQCLAQSNSSHFLLAFPVISCGTEGVLQGEPRGVEYKNVVLLWRNKPLVAVGNETDQEPTEWTPLVIHFSCFAAVPSVPSLPVEQPTLQGPGPLPRARAGPLVSLQLFVTEGYEQRQTGPCTITADNRVYVELSAKGALGGGVEVRSCMVSPLSDPRVSPGWSVIRDGCSADSSLTLSNMAHGQEEDEDDEEYYEEEEEVPSVLSFRHPGRAWRNKAGLRKREHGGKRGRGGRAKRKESDGGMGGEEDQIHRLRFSFVLRPIYNNSVQFLHCRICLCGPESVTQGPPTAIIQSGCPNPWGLRIPALVSELPSQQCEYRNFSRPMLVYQPVGVARQLALPAGQRGQMPSVSQLPKPIPAHSSSGVDTGSVLGIVFVAFLLGISLMGALWCIYSHTGAPPPTRRGGLIENTNPALLDSSNSSV, encoded by the exons ATGATGGTGTCAGGGACCGGGTGGATTCTCTTCTGCCTCTTTCTACTGGGGGAGAGAACAAGAC TTGACTGTGGGGAACTGCAGTGCTCACTGTCTCCAGCCGGGGCGCTTCACCCTGTGCAGGGGCTGTTGGAGCGCTTTGAGGCCGGCCCGGGCTGTGCAGCCAGAGAGAGCGGGGAGAAAGAGACCCATGTGATCGCTGTGGGGAGAGGGACACGCAGCCCTGACAAACAG GTGACTGTGCTCCTGagacccctgtctctgtctcacccctcccGTCAAACCCTCATTCTGGTACTGAGCTCCAAGCAACCAGTACGCTGGTGGCTGGAGGCTGAGAGACTACCCCCGGATCTGCCTGTGCTGGTGCAG GTCTCTCCTAACTCTACAGTGCAGCCCTCCAGTCTGGCAGTGCAGGTGCAGCCTGTGCCCTCTCTGCCTTTCCGTCCGCGGGCTTTGCTGCGATGGGCAATGCATCGCCATGGCTCCTTgtcctccctcacacacacagccagtgcCAACCGCGTCTATGTCCGCGTGGGCGAGG ATATCACCATGCCAAGTGTGTGCCAGCTGCAGTCTCTGTTCCTGTCACACAActacctgacctctgacctgcagCCACAGGAAGTACAGGGCTGTTCTCCAGTTGGTGGAGGCGACCCAGAAGTGCATGTCATCAAGCTCCTTTCAGCAGGGTCAAGGCTTTGTGG ctctctgcaggtggAGGTGACTATTTCTCTGGTGCCCCCAGTGGCCAATGCTGGGTGGCACAAATTGGTGCTGATCCTCAGTAGTGCCGTTCCAGTCAACTGGGCTCTCACAGTGCCAGGGCTCCGGGGACACATCTCTGTCTAT TCCTCCAACAGTGTGTCCCCACTCTACCCTCCGGAGCCTGACCTGACACTGACTAGCATGCTCACCTCTGACCTCTCTACCACCCATGACCTTTTGAGCTGGGCCAATCAAAGTGGCTTTCCCAAAGTGGCCTCATACACAGAGGCTGACCTGGCCAATCACTTTGTGATCAGACTGGCTGGGGGAGGGACAG AAGGTGGCCCCCCTGTGCGTATGCTGGATGGCAGGCTCCCTTGGGTCCAGGAGCGCAGGCTGAGACAGTGGCTGAGTGAGGGAGGTGGAAGGACCAGTGGGGGCTGGGAGGCCGTCAGTGTGCAGTGTCAGGACGGACGACTCAACGTGGCAGTGGACAGACACATTCTGCAG ACCCTGTCTCTCCCGGTGTCGGAGGTGACACTGCGGGATCCTCAGTGCCTGGCCCAGTCCAACAGCAGCCATTTCTTGTTGGCATTCCCGGTCATTTCCTGTGGGACTGAAGGGGTGCTGCAGGGAGAGCCCAGAGGGGTAGAGTACAAAAATGTG GTGTTGCTATGGAGAAACAAGCCTCTGGTTGCCGTGGgcaatgagacagaccaggagcCCACAGAGTGGACTCCACTTGTCATACAT TTCAGCTGTTTTGCTGCAGTCCCCAGTGTCCCAAGCCTTCCTGTGGAGCAGCCCACTCTGCAGGGGCCGGGGCCTCTCCCAAGGGCCAGGGCCGGCCCACTAGTCTCACTGCAGCTGTTTGTTACAGAGGGCTATGAGCAGAGGCAGACCGGTCCTTGTACCATCACTGCTGACAACCGTGTCTATGTGGAG CTTTCCGCCAAGGGGGCCCTCGGTGGGGGTGTGGAGGTGCGGTCCTGCATGGTGTCTCCCCTATCAGACCCCCGTGTGTCCCCTGGCTGGTCAGTCATTAGAGACGGCTGCTCCGCTGACTCCTCACTGACACTCAGCAACATGGCACATGGCCaagaggaagatgaggatgatgaggaatattatgaagaggaagaggaggtaccTAGTGTCCTGTCGTTCAGGCATCCAGGAAGGGCTTGGAGGAACAAAGCAGGATTGAGAAAAAGAGAACACGGTGGGAAGAGGGGACGAGGAGGACGAGCCAAAAGGAAGGAGAGCgatggaggaatgggaggagaggaggaccagaTACACAGACTGAGGTTCAGTTTTGTCCTTCGGCCCATCTACAACAACTCTGTCCAGTTCCTGCACTGTCGCATCTGTCTGTGTGGCCCTGAGTCAGTGACACAGGGGCCTCCAACGGCCATAATACAGAGTGGCTGTCCAAATCCCTGGGGCCTCCGTATCCCTGCCCTCGTATCTGAACTACCCAGTCAACAG tgTGAGTACAGAAACTTCTCCAGACCCATGCTGGTCTATCAGCCCGTTGGTGTGGCCAGACAGCTGGCGCTACCTGCTG gtcaGAGAGGTCAAATGCCCAGTGTGTCTCAGCTACCCAAGCCTATCCCAGCCCACAGCA GCTCTGGGGTAGACACAGGCTCAGTGTTGGGGATTGTGTTTGTTGCTTTCCTTCTGGGCATCAGCCTGATGGGGGCGCTATGGTGCATCTACTCTCACACAG GGGCTCCTCCACCAACCAGAAGAGGGGGCCTGATCGAGAATACTAACCCTGCCTTATTAGACTCTTCCAACAGCTCTGTGTAG
- the LOC109893432 gene encoding transforming growth factor beta receptor type 3 isoform X2, producing the protein MMVSGTGWILFCLFLLGERTRLDCGELQCSLSPAGALHPVQGLLERFEAGPGCAARESGEKETHVIAVGRGTRSPDKQVTVLLRPLSLSHPSRQTLILVLSSKQPVRWWLEAERLPPDLPVLVQVSPNSTVQPSSLAVQVQPVPSLPFRPRALLRWAMHRHGSLSSLTHTASANRVYVRVGEDITMPSVCQLQSLFLSHNYLTSDLQPQEVQGCSPVGGGDPEVHVIKLLSAGSRLCGSLQVEVTISLVPPVANAGWHKLVLILSSAVPVNWALTVPGLRGHISVYSSNSVSPLYPPEPDLTLTSMLTSDLSTTHDLLSWANQSGFPKVASYTEADLANHFVIRLAGGGTAHLSLFLSLPTEGGPPVRMLDGRLPWVQERRLRQWLSEGGGRTSGGWEAVSVQCQDGRLNVAVDRHILQTLSLPVSEVTLRDPQCLAQSNSSHFLLAFPVISCGTEGVLQGEPRGVEYKNVVLLWRNKPLVAVGNETDQEPTEWTPLVIHFSCFAAVPSVPSLPVEQPTLQGPGPLPRARAGPLVSLQLFVTEGYEQRQTGPCTITADNRVYVELSAKGALGGGVEVRSCMVSPLSDPRVSPGWSVIRDGCSADSSLTLSNMAHGQEEDEDDEEYYEEEEEVPSVLSFRHPGRAWRNKAGLRKREHGGKRGRGGRAKRKESDGGMGGEEDQIHRLRFSFVLRPIYNNSVQFLHCRICLCGPESVTQGPPTAIIQSGCPNPWGLRIPALVSELPSQQCEYRNFSRPMLVYQPVGVARQLALPAGQRGQMPSVSQLPKPIPAHSSSGVDTGSVLGIVFVAFLLGISLMGALWCIYSHTGAPPPTRRGGLIENTNPALLDSSNSSV; encoded by the exons ATGATGGTGTCAGGGACCGGGTGGATTCTCTTCTGCCTCTTTCTACTGGGGGAGAGAACAAGAC TTGACTGTGGGGAACTGCAGTGCTCACTGTCTCCAGCCGGGGCGCTTCACCCTGTGCAGGGGCTGTTGGAGCGCTTTGAGGCCGGCCCGGGCTGTGCAGCCAGAGAGAGCGGGGAGAAAGAGACCCATGTGATCGCTGTGGGGAGAGGGACACGCAGCCCTGACAAACAG GTGACTGTGCTCCTGagacccctgtctctgtctcacccctcccGTCAAACCCTCATTCTGGTACTGAGCTCCAAGCAACCAGTACGCTGGTGGCTGGAGGCTGAGAGACTACCCCCGGATCTGCCTGTGCTGGTGCAG GTCTCTCCTAACTCTACAGTGCAGCCCTCCAGTCTGGCAGTGCAGGTGCAGCCTGTGCCCTCTCTGCCTTTCCGTCCGCGGGCTTTGCTGCGATGGGCAATGCATCGCCATGGCTCCTTgtcctccctcacacacacagccagtgcCAACCGCGTCTATGTCCGCGTGGGCGAGG ATATCACCATGCCAAGTGTGTGCCAGCTGCAGTCTCTGTTCCTGTCACACAActacctgacctctgacctgcagCCACAGGAAGTACAGGGCTGTTCTCCAGTTGGTGGAGGCGACCCAGAAGTGCATGTCATCAAGCTCCTTTCAGCAGGGTCAAGGCTTTGTGG ctctctgcaggtggAGGTGACTATTTCTCTGGTGCCCCCAGTGGCCAATGCTGGGTGGCACAAATTGGTGCTGATCCTCAGTAGTGCCGTTCCAGTCAACTGGGCTCTCACAGTGCCAGGGCTCCGGGGACACATCTCTGTCTAT TCCTCCAACAGTGTGTCCCCACTCTACCCTCCGGAGCCTGACCTGACACTGACTAGCATGCTCACCTCTGACCTCTCTACCACCCATGACCTTTTGAGCTGGGCCAATCAAAGTGGCTTTCCCAAAGTGGCCTCATACACAGAGGCTGACCTGGCCAATCACTTTGTGATCAGACTGGCTGGGGGAGGGACAG cacacctctctctctttctctcccttcccacAGAAGGTGGCCCCCCTGTGCGTATGCTGGATGGCAGGCTCCCTTGGGTCCAGGAGCGCAGGCTGAGACAGTGGCTGAGTGAGGGAGGTGGAAGGACCAGTGGGGGCTGGGAGGCCGTCAGTGTGCAGTGTCAGGACGGACGACTCAACGTGGCAGTGGACAGACACATTCTGCAG ACCCTGTCTCTCCCGGTGTCGGAGGTGACACTGCGGGATCCTCAGTGCCTGGCCCAGTCCAACAGCAGCCATTTCTTGTTGGCATTCCCGGTCATTTCCTGTGGGACTGAAGGGGTGCTGCAGGGAGAGCCCAGAGGGGTAGAGTACAAAAATGTG GTGTTGCTATGGAGAAACAAGCCTCTGGTTGCCGTGGgcaatgagacagaccaggagcCCACAGAGTGGACTCCACTTGTCATACAT TTCAGCTGTTTTGCTGCAGTCCCCAGTGTCCCAAGCCTTCCTGTGGAGCAGCCCACTCTGCAGGGGCCGGGGCCTCTCCCAAGGGCCAGGGCCGGCCCACTAGTCTCACTGCAGCTGTTTGTTACAGAGGGCTATGAGCAGAGGCAGACCGGTCCTTGTACCATCACTGCTGACAACCGTGTCTATGTGGAG CTTTCCGCCAAGGGGGCCCTCGGTGGGGGTGTGGAGGTGCGGTCCTGCATGGTGTCTCCCCTATCAGACCCCCGTGTGTCCCCTGGCTGGTCAGTCATTAGAGACGGCTGCTCCGCTGACTCCTCACTGACACTCAGCAACATGGCACATGGCCaagaggaagatgaggatgatgaggaatattatgaagaggaagaggaggtaccTAGTGTCCTGTCGTTCAGGCATCCAGGAAGGGCTTGGAGGAACAAAGCAGGATTGAGAAAAAGAGAACACGGTGGGAAGAGGGGACGAGGAGGACGAGCCAAAAGGAAGGAGAGCgatggaggaatgggaggagaggaggaccagaTACACAGACTGAGGTTCAGTTTTGTCCTTCGGCCCATCTACAACAACTCTGTCCAGTTCCTGCACTGTCGCATCTGTCTGTGTGGCCCTGAGTCAGTGACACAGGGGCCTCCAACGGCCATAATACAGAGTGGCTGTCCAAATCCCTGGGGCCTCCGTATCCCTGCCCTCGTATCTGAACTACCCAGTCAACAG tgTGAGTACAGAAACTTCTCCAGACCCATGCTGGTCTATCAGCCCGTTGGTGTGGCCAGACAGCTGGCGCTACCTGCTG gtcaGAGAGGTCAAATGCCCAGTGTGTCTCAGCTACCCAAGCCTATCCCAGCCCACAGCA GCTCTGGGGTAGACACAGGCTCAGTGTTGGGGATTGTGTTTGTTGCTTTCCTTCTGGGCATCAGCCTGATGGGGGCGCTATGGTGCATCTACTCTCACACAG GGGCTCCTCCACCAACCAGAAGAGGGGGCCTGATCGAGAATACTAACCCTGCCTTATTAGACTCTTCCAACAGCTCTGTGTAG